The Paucidesulfovibrio gracilis DSM 16080 sequence CAGATAGGCGTCCATGAGGATCTGCTGCGTGTAGTTGTAGTCGCCGGGCATGTAGAAATCCTGAAAATACCGGCGGGACATGGCGATGATTCCGGGCTGGCTGTCCTTGAGATCCCAACCCGTGAGGTAGCGCATCAGCCCCGTGAAGGCCTTGTTCCCGGTACGGCGCACAAAGGGCATGCGGTAGCTGATCTTGTTGAAGCGGTGGCCGTAGACCACGTCCGCCTCGTCCCCGGCGATGGGGACCACCATTTTGAGCACGTCGTCCGGGCTGTGCTGCAGATCCGCGTCAAACTTCACGGCCACGTCGAATCCGTCGTCCCCGGCGGCCAGCAGGCCGGTGCGCACGGCCGCGCCCAATCCCAGGTTCACCTGGTGGGTCAGCACACGGTCGGCCCCGGCTTCCCGGGCTATCTCAGGGGTACGGTCCGCGGAACCGTCGTTGATGACGTAAATGGAAACGGAATGCTCCTCGGAGGCATCGGCAACAGCCCGCAATCCGTCGATGACCTCCCGCAAGCGGGCTTCCTCGTTGTAGGCCGGAACAAGAACAACAACCTTCACGCTTACGATCCCTCTTGTGCTGTGGTGTAACAATGCGGCGACGTGCTGCGGCGCGAGTCCAAGAGTGCGGACCACGCCGACACCGGACCATCAGGGCCGGTATTCCGCTGCCGCAACAAAGCACAGATCCGCACCGTTGTCCATGACGCAACACGACCCGCCGCAACGCGGCAACGGAAAATCCGCAAATTGAGAAATTTCCCTTTTTGATTTAGCACCAGGAAAACAACAGGGAGGGTCCATGCCCCGACAAGTGAATACGGACTGCGCCTATGATGCGCCGCAGGACAAGCTGGCGCTCATGCCCAACTACTACCGCTGGATAGCGCGCCATTTCCTGCCCTATCTGCGGGGCGACGTACTCGAAGTGGGCGCGGGCGGCGGACATTTCATCGACACCTACCGCCATCAGGTCCAACACGTGGCCGCCGTGGACTACAATCCGACCCTGTTGGAACGGCTGCGCGGCCGGTACGCGAACTTGAACCTGGACGCGATTCATTGCGATCTGCGCGGGGACTGCTCGGTTCTGCCGGACAGCACCTTTGACGCCTTCATCGCCCTGGATGTCCTGGAACATATGGAAGACGACGCGGAAAGCGTGGCCAAACTGGGCCGCAAGCTCCGATCCGGCGGCGTGGCCTGCATCAAGGTGCCTGCGGACAGCTCCATGTATTCGCCCATGGACGAAGCCTCGGGGCATTTCCGGCGCTATGATCCCGCAACCCTGGAACGCCTGTTCTCCGGCTGCGGGTTCACCACCCTGCAACTGCGGGCCATGAACAAACCCGGGGCCATGGCCTATCGCCGCCGCCGTCAAAAACGCTCCAATTTTTCCACCACATTCAACAACCGCACCCTCAAGGCCATCAACGCCGCGCTGTGGGTCATGCCCTATGTGGACGCGCTGCTGCCCGGGAGCAAGGGACTCAGTCTCGTGGGCGTATTCCAAAAAGGATAGCCCCGGCATGACCATCCAGCGCCTTGTTTTCGCCAAAAAATTCATCCTCCCGTCCCGGGCGGCCAATGCCCTGCAATCCCTGACCATGGCCTATGCGTTCGCGGCCAATGGAGTGCGCACCACCCTGCTGCCGGGATTCCGCGCCAGGGATCGCCGCGCCTTTCAAACCGAGCTGGAGCGCGGCTATGCCCTGCGCCCCACACCGGACCTGGACCTCACGGCCCTGGGCGGCGGACACAAAGGGATCTACGGCCTGCACTTCCGCGTTGGCCTGGCCCGTCGGTGCCTGACAGCCGACGCCCACACCGTGCTCTATTCCCGCGACATCAAGGAAGCCCTGTTTCTGGCCCGGCTGAAACGCCGTCTGCGGCTGCGTATCCCGTTCTTCTTCGAGATGCATGAAATCCTCTCCGAGCAGCATCGGCTGCTGGATACGGGCAGGGCGGACCGCTACGAGACCATGGAACGCGAACTGCTACGCGAGCTGGACGGAATCGTGGTCATCAGCCCGGTGCTGCGCGACGACCTCCAGCGGGTCTACGCTCCGGACCTGCCGGTCTTTGTCTCTCCCATGGGCTACAACGACGCCATTTTCTCGCCCATGCCGGATGTGGACCTCTCCGGTGAAGTGCGCTGCGCCTATGCCGGAAGCCTCTACCCGGGCAAGGGCATCCACAACCTGGTGCAGGCCATGGCCCACCTGCCCGACCGCTTCCGGCTCCTGGTGCTGGGCGGCAATCCCGGCCATGAGCTGGAACGCCTGCGGGAAATGGCCCGCAACGTGCCCAACGGCGCCGAGCGGGTGCGCTTTGCCGGGCATCGCAGCCCCCTGGAGCTGGCCGCGGATCTGCGCAACTGCCATATCTTCGTGGTGCCGCAAAGCTCGGGCGCGGAATTTTTCTCCCCCATCAAGCTCTACGAGGCCATGGGCCTTGCCATTCCCACGGTGGCCACGCCTGTTCCGGCCATCACGGGCGTACTCCGGCACGGCGAAACCGCGCTCCTGGCCCGAGACGAAAGCCCGGAGGCGCTGGCCCGCACCATCCGCGAGCTGGCCACGAACCCCGCTCTGGCCCATGCACTGCAAAAGCGCTGCCGCACCAGCCATCAGGCCCGGTCCTGGACCCAGCGGGCCGGGGATTGCCTGGCGTTTATGAACGAATCCATTGGCTGAACACCGAACAAGGACACCGCGCCGGGCTTCCTGAAAAAAAGACCGACGGGTGGCGGCCCGCCGGTCATGGGGCAATGCTTCCGTCCGGTGCATCGCCAGGGGGAGGAGGGTCGGCGGCGACCTTATGGCCGCCGCCTGGAGGTGACGGGAATCCGGCACGCAGGCCGTGCGCACAGGCACATTCAGCGTGATGGGGAGGGGGGGGCCGCGCCTACATGCCGGAAGTGCACTCGTCAATAAGGTACAAGATGTTCCGGTACGGCTTTTTGCCGTGCAGGGTCAGGCCCACCTCGCAGGTGCGCGAAGTGCTGTACCCTTCGGAACAATCGCGGATCTGATGCGCCAGGGTCTTCAGGGCCGAAGCGTTCAGCTCCGGATGCGTAAAGCCCTTGTCGCCGGAAAATCCGCAACAGAAGATCTTTTCGGGAATGACCACGTCGGTGACGCACTTTTCAGCCACTTCCCGGAATTTTTCCACAAGGCCCATCTCACGCATGGAGCAGGTGGCATGCAGCGCCACCTTGCGCGGCACCTGATTGAACCGCAACCGGTCCGCCAGGTACTGCAACACGAATTCCACCGGCTCCATGAGCACCAGACGCTCGTCCAGGGTCTTTTTCATGCGCGCCAGGCAGGGGCTGGTTTCGCAGAGCACGGGATATTTGCCGTTCTCCGTGGCTTCCAGAAGCGCCTTGTTCAGCTCGGAGGCCTTGAGGTCCGCCTCCTCGAACAAACCTTTGGTTTCAAAAGCCTTGCCGCAACACAAATCATTGGTCTTATGCGGCAGCACCACGTCAAACTTGGCCTTTTCCAACACGCGCACCGTCACTTCCATGAGCGGGCGGTTGTGGTGCGATTCGTCGTTGGTGTAGCCCATGCTGCGCACGGCGCAGGACGGGAAATACACGACCTTGTCGCGCCCCAGGGCGCGCCCCGGCAGCGGCAACGGGGAGCCGCCGCGCAGGTTCACCTCACGCAGGTCCGGCATCTGCATGCCCATCATGGACTTGGTCAGCTTGCCCGTGCCTCGGGCCAGATTGTGGCCCATGAGCTTATGCGCGGCCGAAGCGACATTCAGCATGGTGGAGGCGGCGCGCTGGGCAAAGGCAAAGTTGGAGCAGATTTTTCCGGCCACCTTGTGGGTCCGTTCAGTGGCGGCCTGGTGCCGCAATTTGCGCATGTACCCGGCAATATCCAGCCCCAGGGGACAACGCTTGGAACACAGTCCATCCGTGGCGCAGGTATCCCGGCCCTTTTCATCGAACTTCTTCTGCCAGCGCTCGGCCTTTTCGGTTTCCCCGGCCTGGATCAGCCCGGCAATGGCGCGCAGGGTGTAAATGCGCTGCCGGGAAGACAATCCCACCTCGCCGGAGGGACACACGTATTCGCAGAACCCGCAATCCACGCAGGTGTCGATGGCCCGATCCACAGGACCGGCATACTTGAGGTTTTCCAGGTGACAATTGGGGTTGTCGTTGAGGATCACGTTGGGGTTGAGCAGGCCGTCCGGGTCGATGGCCTTTTTGAGATCCTGCATGACCTTGTAGAGATCGTCGCCCCACTCCCGGCGCACGAACGGCGCCACAGCGCGGCCCGTACCATGTTCGGCCTTGAGCGCGCCCCCCAGGGAGAGCACCACGTCGGCCACCTCATCGATGACCATGGCCACCTTGCCCACCTCGGTGGGATTGTTGAGCTGCAAGGGAATGGAGAAATGGATGTTCCCGTGCAGGGCGTGACCGTGTACACCGGATTTGGTGAACCCATGCTTGTTCAGAATCTCCACAAAGGAGTTGCAGGCCTGGGGCAGATTCTTGATGGGTACGCAATAGTCCTCGGAATAGGCATATTCCTCGGGGGCCCGGGTGCCTGCCAGGATGGGGAACAAGGCCCGGCGCAGGTTCCAGAGATGCTCACACACGGCGGGATCGGTCTCGAACTTCACGGGCAGAGCGGGCTTGAGCGGGGTGAGCAGTTCCGTGACCTTATTCACGCGCTCCGTGAGCTGGGCCTCGTCCACGGCCGTGGTCTCCAGCAGCAGGGCGCAGGCATCGCTGCCCAAGCCGCGCAGCCCTTCGGGGAACTCTTCCAACTCCATCAGGCAGCCCAGGGACACGGAGTTCAAAAACTCCACCGCATACATGGGGCAATTCGCCTCCAGCTGAAGCACGCCCTCAATGGCGGTATCCAGGGAGTCGAAGCCCACCAGGGCCGTGGAACGCAAGGTCTCCAGGGGCGCGGTGCGCAGGGTGATGTCGTGGATGAACGCCAGGGTGCCTTCGGAACCGATGATCAGATGCTGGAGGATCTCCACGGGATCGTCATAGTCCGTGAAGGCGTTCAGGCTGTAGCCCGCGGTGTTGCGGATGGAAAACTTGCGGCGAACCTTGGCGTCCATTTCCTCGTTGTTCAAAATGCGTTCGCGCAGCCCCAGCAATTCGTCCAGCATGGCCTTGTGGCTCTTGCGGAACGCGGCCACGCTCTGCGGATCGGCCGTGTCCACGGTGGCGCCGTCCATGAGCGTGAAATGCAGGTCCGTCATCATGTGGTAGATGTTACGTGCCACCACGCAGCTCAGGCCCGCGGCGTTGGTGGCGGCCATGCCGCCGATAAACGCGCTGCCCACGGACGAGGGGTCCGAGGTCATGAACCGGCCGTAGGGCTTGAGCGCCTCGTTCACATCGCCGCCCACCACGCAGCAGCCGGCGCGCACGCGGTCGCCGTTGTCCAGCACGTCGATGCGCTTCCAGTGCGGTCCCACGAACCGCACCGTGACTTCCTCGGCAATGGTCTGGCCGCTGACGCCGGTTCCCGCGCCACGGAACGTAACGCTGACCTTGTGCTCGCGCGACAGACGCAGCAACTCCTGCAAATCCTCGGGCGAGGCCACGTCCACCACGGCCTTGGCACGCGGCTCGAACGGGCTGCCGTCCACGGAATAGGCCTTCACCAACAACTCATCGGTGTGGACCCGTTCCTCGGGAAAAGTATTTCGTAGATTCGATACAAACTGATCAAAGGGACACATACGCCCTCCTTGGGCAAGGCATTGCGGCTCCTGCGGAAAATTCGTTCCAAGCAGGCAGTCGGAATAATTTGTTTGCGGACAAAATGTCCGGCTGAAAAAACGGCCCCCGGGCGAAAGACCGCACCACGCCCGGAGGCCAGGGGTTTTCAGACTAGACCGCGTTGTATCCGCATTCGAAAGACTGGACGTTTCCGCTTTCGAATTTTTCTTTTCCTTTTTTCCGGAACATGTCGTTCATGCCCTGGATGCCGTCCTCCATGCTGAAATCATTCAGCAGCTTGATGACGGCAGCGGCCATGATGATGTTGGCGCCCCGGGGCTGGCCGATTTCCTGGGCCAGGGTGGAACAGGCCACACGGTAGACGTTCACGTCGTCGCGCACCTGCTGGTCCTCAGACACGATATCACTGTTCACCAGGATGATGCCACCAGGCTTGACGATGGGGGCAAAGGCCTGCAAGGACGGACCATTCATGGCCAGCAGCAGGTCCGGCTCTTCCTGGGCCGGGTTGTAGATCATGCCCTCGCCGTACTTCACGGTGCAGTTGGCGGTTCCGCCGCGCATGGCCGAGCCGTACGAGGGAATCCACGTGGCGTTCTGGCCCTTGAACACGGCCACCTGGGACATGACCAGACCGGACGTCAGCACGCCTTGGCCGCCGAATCCCGCAAAGAGAATCTCACGCATCCTTATTCTCCTTTCTGGTCTTGAATTCACCCAGCGGGTAGTACGGGATCAGCTCCTGTTCCACCCGTTCCATGGCCTTGAGCGCGCTCATGCGCCAGTTGGTCGGGCAGGGGGAGAGCACTTCGATGACGGAGTACCCCTCGCCGTTGATCTGGGCCTGAATGCCGTTTTTGATGTACTTCTTCAGCTTATTGACGTGCTTGGGCGAGGTCACGGTGCCGCGCGCCGAGTAGGCCACGCCAAATTCCTGGGCCACCAGTTCGGGGAAGCGGATGGGCTGCCCCGTGATGCCGCAGTCGCGGCCCTTGGGCGATGTGGTGGTCACCTGGCCGGGCATGGTGGTCCAGCTCATCTGGCCACCGGTCATGCCGAAGTTGGTATTGTTGATGGCGATCATGGTGATGTTTTCATTGCGGTAGGCCGCGTTGATGGTCTCGGCGATGCCGATGCTGTAGGCGTCGCCGTCACCCTGATACGCGATGATGGTGGTTTCGGGGGTCACGCGCTTCATGCCCGTGGCCACTGCCGAGGCGCGACCATGGGGGCAATGCAGCCGGTCCGTGACCAAGCCGCCCCCGAGCAGGCTGGAGCAGCCCACCCCGATGGGGAAGATGATGTTCTCCTGCTGGTCCAGCTCTTCCAGACATTCCGCAATGAGCCGGATGACGATGCCGTGGCCGCAGCCCGGGCAGAAGGACATGGCGTTGTCGATCAGTGCGGGGACTTTTCTTTCCTTGGCCATTAGTACGCCTCCTTCAGCTCGCCGTTCATGATGCGGGCCAGTCCCTCTTTGGTGGACTTGATGGACGGCACCCCATACACGCAGGGCAGGCACCACGTAGGCACGTTGCGCTCGCGGAAGGTCTTTTTCACGGTCAGGGCCACGTCGTCGATGAGCTGACCCGTGGCGTTGGCCTCCACGGAGATGAAGCCCTTGACCCCGGGGTTGACCTCGGCAAAAGCCTTTTCCGGGAAGGGCCAGGTGGTGATGGGACGAATGAAGCCCACTTTCCGGCCTTCGGCGCGCAGTTCTTCCACCGCGCCCATGACGGAGCGACCGGGCAGCCCGTAGGCCACGAACACATAGTCCGCGTCCTCGACATAGCCGGATTCCCAGCGCTGCTCATTGGCCTTGATCAAGGCGTGCTTTTCGTTCAGCTCCACCGCTTCCTTCATGGAATCACGGTCAAAGATGCCGATCTTCTTGTAGGTGTACTTGCCGTCCAAGGCCCAGGCGTGCCGCTCCGGTTCGATGAAGTCGGGCAGGTCGCACGGCTCCATCATCTGGCCCAGGGCGCCTTCGGTCATGAACACGGTGACGATGCGGTACTTCTCGGCCAGCTCAAAGGCCGGGACCATGAGATCCACGGCTTCCTGAATGCTGGAGGGGCTGAGCACGATGCAGCGGTAGTCGCCGTTGCCGCCGCCCCGGGTCTCGCGGAAGTAGTCGCACTGGGAGGAATACAGGGTACCCAGGCCGTTGCCGTAGCGCACCACGTTGATGACCACGCAGGCCAATTCCTCGTCGGAAATGCAGGAAATGCCTTCCTGCTTCAGGCTGATGCCGGGACCGGAGGAGGCGGTCAGGGCGCGGAATCCGCAGGCGGAAGCGCCCATGACCATATTGATGCCGGCCAATTCGCTTTCGGCCTGCACAAAGCTGCGCCCCAGTTCGGGCAAACGTCCCGAGAGGTATTCCATGATCTCGGTGGACGGGGTGATGGGGTAGCCCGCATAGAGCTGCACCCCGGCCCGTACCGCGGCCTCGGCAATGGCGATGTTTCCTTTCATCATATCGCCCATGTTATTGACCTCCCGCGGCTTGCGCGTCCTTGACGATGGCGAACACGCCGTCCGGACACATGGTGTAGCAGATGCCGCACCTGACGCACTTTTCCTCGTCCACGCAGGCAAAGTTGTAGCCTGCCTCGTTGAACTCTTCGGAAAAGCTGATGGCGTCATTGGGGCAGTGCGCAGCGCACAATCCGCACTGCTTGCACCGTTCCGATCTGACAATGATGGACTCCATAGCAATCCTCTTGACAATGTGTTTCTACGGTTTGCGTGCAAACCGTAAGGGTTTATCGGGCCTGCTCTTCCTGCACCTTGTCGGCCAGGGACTTCTTGTAGCGGAAGGTCAGCAACGCGCTGATCACGCCAATGGTGCAGACCACGATGTTGTAGATGAAGATCATGTTGTAGGCGTCGTTGCCGTACGTATCGATCCAGTTACCAAAGAGAATGAAGATGAACAGATCCGGGGAATAGCCGATGGCGCAGACGATGCCTGCGGTGATGGCCGCGTATTTCACCGGGATCTTCACCTCGGACGGCACCGCGA is a genomic window containing:
- a CDS encoding glycosyltransferase family 2 protein is translated as MKVVVLVPAYNEEARLREVIDGLRAVADASEEHSVSIYVINDGSADRTPEIAREAGADRVLTHQVNLGLGAAVRTGLLAAGDDGFDVAVKFDADLQHSPDDVLKMVVPIAGDEADVVYGHRFNKISYRMPFVRRTGNKAFTGLMRYLTGWDLKDSQPGIIAMSRRYFQDFYMPGDYNYTQQILMDAYLRGMRFAHVDVHFNERTTGSSFISWKYPFKVLLQIAQVIVGINPIRLFGPIAVALILLATLVGGFDLLDWVFGDAAKPIEHVNFTLGVGLFGVQTLFFGLLADLIVKMGCRRK
- a CDS encoding class I SAM-dependent methyltransferase translates to MPRQVNTDCAYDAPQDKLALMPNYYRWIARHFLPYLRGDVLEVGAGGGHFIDTYRHQVQHVAAVDYNPTLLERLRGRYANLNLDAIHCDLRGDCSVLPDSTFDAFIALDVLEHMEDDAESVAKLGRKLRSGGVACIKVPADSSMYSPMDEASGHFRRYDPATLERLFSGCGFTTLQLRAMNKPGAMAYRRRRQKRSNFSTTFNNRTLKAINAALWVMPYVDALLPGSKGLSLVGVFQKG
- a CDS encoding glycosyltransferase family 4 protein, with the translated sequence MTIQRLVFAKKFILPSRAANALQSLTMAYAFAANGVRTTLLPGFRARDRRAFQTELERGYALRPTPDLDLTALGGGHKGIYGLHFRVGLARRCLTADAHTVLYSRDIKEALFLARLKRRLRLRIPFFFEMHEILSEQHRLLDTGRADRYETMERELLRELDGIVVISPVLRDDLQRVYAPDLPVFVSPMGYNDAIFSPMPDVDLSGEVRCAYAGSLYPGKGIHNLVQAMAHLPDRFRLLVLGGNPGHELERLREMARNVPNGAERVRFAGHRSPLELAADLRNCHIFVVPQSSGAEFFSPIKLYEAMGLAIPTVATPVPAITGVLRHGETALLARDESPEALARTIRELATNPALAHALQKRCRTSHQARSWTQRAGDCLAFMNESIG
- a CDS encoding FAD-binding and (Fe-S)-binding domain-containing protein; amino-acid sequence: MCPFDQFVSNLRNTFPEERVHTDELLVKAYSVDGSPFEPRAKAVVDVASPEDLQELLRLSREHKVSVTFRGAGTGVSGQTIAEEVTVRFVGPHWKRIDVLDNGDRVRAGCCVVGGDVNEALKPYGRFMTSDPSSVGSAFIGGMAATNAAGLSCVVARNIYHMMTDLHFTLMDGATVDTADPQSVAAFRKSHKAMLDELLGLRERILNNEEMDAKVRRKFSIRNTAGYSLNAFTDYDDPVEILQHLIIGSEGTLAFIHDITLRTAPLETLRSTALVGFDSLDTAIEGVLQLEANCPMYAVEFLNSVSLGCLMELEEFPEGLRGLGSDACALLLETTAVDEAQLTERVNKVTELLTPLKPALPVKFETDPAVCEHLWNLRRALFPILAGTRAPEEYAYSEDYCVPIKNLPQACNSFVEILNKHGFTKSGVHGHALHGNIHFSIPLQLNNPTEVGKVAMVIDEVADVVLSLGGALKAEHGTGRAVAPFVRREWGDDLYKVMQDLKKAIDPDGLLNPNVILNDNPNCHLENLKYAGPVDRAIDTCVDCGFCEYVCPSGEVGLSSRQRIYTLRAIAGLIQAGETEKAERWQKKFDEKGRDTCATDGLCSKRCPLGLDIAGYMRKLRHQAATERTHKVAGKICSNFAFAQRAASTMLNVASAAHKLMGHNLARGTGKLTKSMMGMQMPDLREVNLRGGSPLPLPGRALGRDKVVYFPSCAVRSMGYTNDESHHNRPLMEVTVRVLEKAKFDVVLPHKTNDLCCGKAFETKGLFEEADLKASELNKALLEATENGKYPVLCETSPCLARMKKTLDERLVLMEPVEFVLQYLADRLRFNQVPRKVALHATCSMREMGLVEKFREVAEKCVTDVVIPEKIFCCGFSGDKGFTHPELNASALKTLAHQIRDCSEGYSTSRTCEVGLTLHGKKPYRNILYLIDECTSGM
- a CDS encoding 2-oxoacid:acceptor oxidoreductase family protein, with protein sequence MREILFAGFGGQGVLTSGLVMSQVAVFKGQNATWIPSYGSAMRGGTANCTVKYGEGMIYNPAQEEPDLLLAMNGPSLQAFAPIVKPGGIILVNSDIVSEDQQVRDDVNVYRVACSTLAQEIGQPRGANIIMAAAVIKLLNDFSMEDGIQGMNDMFRKKGKEKFESGNVQSFECGYNAV
- a CDS encoding thiamine pyrophosphate-dependent enzyme; translated protein: MAKERKVPALIDNAMSFCPGCGHGIVIRLIAECLEELDQQENIIFPIGVGCSSLLGGGLVTDRLHCPHGRASAVATGMKRVTPETTIIAYQGDGDAYSIGIAETINAAYRNENITMIAINNTNFGMTGGQMSWTTMPGQVTTTSPKGRDCGITGQPIRFPELVAQEFGVAYSARGTVTSPKHVNKLKKYIKNGIQAQINGEGYSVIEVLSPCPTNWRMSALKAMERVEQELIPYYPLGEFKTRKENKDA
- a CDS encoding 3-methyl-2-oxobutanoate dehydrogenase subunit VorB, whose protein sequence is MGDMMKGNIAIAEAAVRAGVQLYAGYPITPSTEIMEYLSGRLPELGRSFVQAESELAGINMVMGASACGFRALTASSGPGISLKQEGISCISDEELACVVINVVRYGNGLGTLYSSQCDYFRETRGGGNGDYRCIVLSPSSIQEAVDLMVPAFELAEKYRIVTVFMTEGALGQMMEPCDLPDFIEPERHAWALDGKYTYKKIGIFDRDSMKEAVELNEKHALIKANEQRWESGYVEDADYVFVAYGLPGRSVMGAVEELRAEGRKVGFIRPITTWPFPEKAFAEVNPGVKGFISVEANATGQLIDDVALTVKKTFRERNVPTWCLPCVYGVPSIKSTKEGLARIMNGELKEAY
- a CDS encoding 4Fe-4S binding protein, which codes for MESIIVRSERCKQCGLCAAHCPNDAISFSEEFNEAGYNFACVDEEKCVRCGICYTMCPDGVFAIVKDAQAAGGQ